One genomic region from Quercus robur chromosome 4, dhQueRobu3.1, whole genome shotgun sequence encodes:
- the LOC126722799 gene encoding clustered mitochondria protein-like: MSGALLQVADGTKHLPHLWDLCSNEIVVRSAKHILKDVLRDVGDHDIAPAISHFFNCFFGSIQAVGSKVAANNMQSRTHKKDQGGHQSSGKPSKGQGRSNGGASARMNQSSFMNVSSETLWSDIQEFAKLKYQVSTRTLDISRRLNESFLAKSI; this comes from the exons ATGTCTGGAGCTTTGCTAcaggtggctgatgggacaaaaCATTTACCACATTTGTGGGATCTTTGTTCTAATGAGATTGTTGTTAGGTCTGCAAAGCACATCCTCAAG GATGTTTTGAGAGATGTAGGGGATCATGATATTGCGCCAGCTATATCACATTTCTTCAACTGCTTTTTTGGAAGTATTCAAGCTGTTGGCTCAAAAGTTGCTGCCAATAATATGCAGTCCAGAACCCACAAAAAG gaCCAAGGAGGCCATCAATCTTCAGGAAAGCCTTCTAAGGGGCAAGGAAGGTCTAATGGTGGGGCGTCTGCAAGGATGAATCAATCGTCATTTATGAATGTTAGCTCAGAAACTCTATGGTCAGACATACAAGAATTTGCTAAACTCAAATATCAAGTCTCTACAAGGACACTGGATATTTCTAGAAGGTTGAATGAGTCATTTCTTGCAaaaagtatttaa